In Salarias fasciatus chromosome 20, fSalaFa1.1, whole genome shotgun sequence, a single window of DNA contains:
- the rimkla gene encoding beta-citrylglutamate synthase B: MCSRVWFVTDRRISQEYPQVQILRALKERCADEDVEFRSLLMDQIVLTISEGQLGLRVEQELVTSYPQVVVVRVPTPWVQSDSDITVLRHLEKMGCRLINRPQAILNCVNKFWTFQELAGHGVPLPDTFSYGGHDNFRKMIDEAEPLGYPVVVKNARGHRGKAVFLARDKHHLTDLCHLIRHDTPYLFQEYVKESHGRDVRVVLVGGRVIGSMLRCSTDGRMQSNCSLGGVGMMCPLSEQGKQLAIEVSNILGMDVCGIDLLQLNDGSFVVCEANANVGFIAFDQACGMDVAGIVADYALSMLPSRLTRKMSLLSVVSSTSETSSEPEVCAVPAGGGSLPEAVCNMSVGSTSSESDPELAEPSQSSSPRQSTPPALPGQVYNFNTLLANEIKLLTE, translated from the exons atgtgctccCGGGTATGGTTCGTGACCGATCGGCGCATCAGCCAGGAGTACCCTCAAGTTCAGATCCTCCGGGCGCTGAAGGAGCGCTGCGCCGACGAGGATGTGGAATTCCGCTCTCTCCTCATGGATCAGATCGTGCTGACGATCAGCGAGGGTCAGCTAG GTCTTCGAGTGGAGCAGGAGCTGGTGACGTCGTACCcgcaggtggtggtggtgcgggTGCCCACGCCGTGGGTCCAGTCGGACAGTGACATCACCGTGCTGCGCCACCTGGAGAAGATGGGCTGTCGGCTCATCAACCGGCCTCAGGCCATACTCAACTGCGTCAACAAGTTCTGGACGTTCCAGGAGCTGGCCGGCCACGGGGTGCCTCTCCCCGACACCTTCTCCTACG GAGGACACGACAACTTCCGGAAGATGATTGACGAGGCGGAGCCGCTGGGCTACCCGGTGGTGGTGAAGAACGCACGTGGCCACAGAG GCAAAGCCGTGTTCCTGGCGCGGGACAAGCACCACCTGACAGACCTGTGCCACCTCATCCGCCACGACACGCCCTACCTCTTCCAGGAGTACGTCAAGGAGTCCCACGGCCGCGACGTGCGGGTGGTCCTGGTGGGCGGCCGCGTCATCGGCTCCATGCTGCGGTGCTCCACCGACGGCCGCATGCAGAGCAACTGCTCGCTGG GTGGCGTCGGGATGATGTGCCCGCTGAGCGAGCAGGGCAAGCAGCTGGCCATCGAGGTGTCCAACATCCTGGGCATGGACGTGTGCGGCAtcgacctgctgcagctgaacgaCGGCTCCTTCGTGGTGTGCGAGGCCAACGCCAACGTGGGCTTCATCGCCTTCGACCAGGCGTGCGGCATGGACGTGGCGGGCATCGTGGCCGACTACGCCCTGTCCATGCTCCCCAGCCGCCTCACCCGCAAGATGTCGCTGCTGTCGGTGGTGTCGAGCACCAGCGAGACCAGCAGCGAGCCCGAGGTGTGCGCCGtgccggccggcggcggctcgcTGCCCGAGGCCGTCTGCAACATGAGCGTGGGCTCCACCTCCAGCGAGAGCGACCCGGAGCTGGCCGAGCCCTCCCAGTCCTCCTCGCCGCGCCAGTCCACGCCGCCCGCCCTGCCCGGCCAGGTGTACAACTTCAACACCCTCCTCGCCAACGAGATCAAGCTATTGACTGAGTGA